One Streptomyces sp. RPA4-2 genomic window carries:
- a CDS encoding type 1 glutamine amidotransferase domain-containing protein, with protein MRVLMPVPDRDADVTEVAVPWRILTDAGHEVVLATERAATRPAADPRLLTGVLLGQLGAAEEPRRYYQQLTETPEFTATVSWDDVAVDDFDGLLLPGGHAPGMRQYLGSAALQRQVARFWALGRPVGAICHGVLVLARSRDLATGRSLLAGRRTTCLPKYLERTAYFTTAWRLGRYYRTYPVYVEDEVKAALADPGAQFSRGPRTLTRRGTATDDTHAFVVQDGPYLSARWPGDAYLFGRRYLALLDSTTEH; from the coding sequence ATGCGCGTGCTGATGCCGGTCCCCGACCGCGATGCCGACGTCACCGAAGTGGCCGTCCCCTGGCGGATCCTCACCGACGCGGGGCACGAAGTCGTTCTCGCCACCGAGCGGGCGGCCACCCGCCCGGCGGCCGACCCGCGGCTGCTCACGGGCGTGCTCCTCGGACAGTTGGGCGCCGCGGAGGAGCCCCGGCGCTACTACCAACAGCTCACCGAGACACCGGAGTTCACCGCGACCGTGTCCTGGGATGACGTGGCCGTCGACGACTTCGACGGTCTGCTCCTGCCGGGCGGACACGCGCCGGGCATGCGGCAGTATCTCGGCTCCGCCGCGCTCCAGCGGCAGGTCGCCCGCTTCTGGGCCCTGGGGCGGCCCGTCGGAGCGATCTGTCACGGAGTCCTCGTGCTCGCCCGCTCCCGCGACCTGGCCACGGGCCGCAGCCTGCTGGCGGGCCGGCGCACGACCTGCCTGCCCAAGTACTTGGAACGCACGGCCTACTTCACCACTGCCTGGCGTCTCGGCCGTTACTACCGTACGTATCCCGTCTACGTCGAGGACGAGGTCAAGGCGGCCCTCGCCGACCCGGGTGCGCAGTTCTCCCGCGGCCCCCGCACCCTCACCCGCCGCGGCACCGCCACCGACGACACCCACGCGTTCGTCGTCCAGGACGGCCCCTACCTCTCGGCCCGCTGGCCGGGAGACGCCTACCTGTTCGGCCGCCGCTACCTCGCCCTCCTGGACAGCACCACCGAACACTGA
- a CDS encoding polysaccharide lyase family 1 protein, whose translation MRTRPPRTRSRTLALTTGAAAALAVTAALVLPQSAGAAENAPIGFGAGTTGGGGASAVTVTTLDAFKTAVTGGTAKVVRVSGLIPLSGQVDVGSNTTVLGVGSSSGFTGGGLRLKKVTNVVVRNLNISKPVAPSDGITVQASTKVWIDHNSFSADRDHDKDYYDGLLDITHGSDAVTVSWNTFKDHFKGSLVGHSDSNASEDTGHLHVTYHHNYFDNVNSRIPSLRFGTGHFYDNYVVGAETAVHSRMGAQMLVENNVFRGTKVAVTTNRDSDVDGRANLRGNDLGGAATEISQVGTFTSAPYGYTAEPASTVVTSVTSGAGAGKL comes from the coding sequence ATGCGCACTCGCCCCCCACGCACCCGTTCTCGCACCCTGGCCCTGACGACGGGCGCGGCCGCCGCGCTGGCCGTCACCGCCGCGCTCGTCCTCCCGCAGTCCGCCGGCGCCGCCGAGAACGCGCCGATCGGCTTCGGCGCCGGCACCACCGGCGGCGGAGGCGCCTCCGCCGTCACGGTCACCACCCTGGACGCCTTCAAGACGGCCGTCACGGGCGGCACGGCCAAGGTCGTACGTGTCAGCGGACTGATCCCGCTCAGCGGACAGGTCGACGTCGGCTCCAACACCACGGTCCTGGGCGTCGGTTCGTCGTCCGGGTTCACCGGCGGCGGCTTGCGGCTGAAGAAGGTGACCAATGTCGTCGTCCGCAACCTGAACATCAGCAAGCCGGTCGCGCCGTCGGACGGCATCACCGTCCAGGCGTCGACGAAGGTGTGGATCGACCACAACTCCTTCTCCGCGGACCGCGACCACGACAAGGACTACTACGACGGTCTGCTGGACATCACCCACGGCTCCGACGCCGTCACCGTCTCCTGGAACACCTTCAAGGACCACTTCAAGGGCTCCCTCGTCGGCCACAGCGACAGCAACGCCTCCGAGGACACCGGGCACCTCCATGTGACCTACCACCACAACTACTTCGACAACGTCAACTCGCGCATCCCCAGCCTGCGCTTCGGCACCGGCCACTTCTACGACAACTACGTCGTCGGCGCCGAGACCGCCGTGCACTCCCGGATGGGCGCCCAGATGCTCGTCGAGAACAACGTCTTCCGCGGCACGAAGGTCGCCGTCACCACGAACCGCGACAGCGACGTGGACGGTCGTGCCAACCTGCGCGGCAACGACCTCGGCGGAGCCGCCACCGAGATCTCGCAGGTGGGCACCTTCACCAGCGCTCCGTACGGCTACACCGCCGAGCCCGCCTCGACCGTCGTCACCTCGGTGACCTCCGGCGCGGGCGCCGGAAAGCTCTGA
- a CDS encoding HAD family acid phosphatase, protein MTGRGVGRRIGALSAVVALGIGGTVTVAGSAVAAPARTAVTATQAADVDYATWQQDVRAVLDQAVPYVQQRTANASGQKLALVFDIDNTSLETDFHPWYQLPTPAVAPSLDLARYARSRGVDIFFISARPGIIAAETKWNLTSVGYPVSGLYTRDLPDLFDEVSAYKTGKRAQIESLGYSIIANVGNNDSDLVGGHAERTFKLPDYDGQLS, encoded by the coding sequence ATGACTGGACGCGGTGTGGGTCGCCGGATCGGCGCGCTCTCGGCGGTCGTCGCGCTGGGCATCGGAGGGACGGTCACCGTCGCGGGGTCCGCCGTCGCGGCTCCGGCGCGGACGGCGGTGACCGCGACGCAGGCGGCCGACGTCGACTACGCCACCTGGCAGCAGGACGTCCGGGCCGTGCTCGACCAGGCGGTGCCCTACGTCCAGCAGCGCACCGCGAACGCGTCCGGGCAGAAGCTGGCCCTCGTCTTCGACATCGACAACACCTCGCTGGAGACGGACTTCCACCCCTGGTACCAGCTGCCGACGCCGGCCGTCGCGCCCTCGCTCGACCTCGCTCGCTACGCGCGCTCCCGCGGCGTCGACATCTTCTTCATCAGCGCGCGTCCGGGCATCATCGCCGCCGAGACGAAGTGGAACCTGACGTCCGTCGGCTATCCGGTCTCCGGCCTCTACACACGTGATCTGCCTGACCTGTTCGACGAGGTCAGCGCCTACAAGACCGGCAAGCGGGCACAGATCGAGTCCCTGGGCTACAGCATCATCGCCAATGTCGGCAACAACGACTCCGACCTCGTCGGGGGCCACGCCGAACGCACCTTCAAGCTGCCCGACTACGACGGACAGTTGTCCTGA
- a CDS encoding NAD(P)/FAD-dependent oxidoreductase — translation MDAPNIVIVGGGFAGVECARGLERALGPGAARITLVSPTDYQLYLPLLPQVASGVVTPQSVAPSLRRILRRTELVPGTVAGVDPASKMCVVRKITGELVDLPYDYLVLTPGSVTRTFDIPGLLDEARGMKTLAQAVYLRDHVIAQLDLAAATSDEAERARRLQFVVVGGGYAGTETAACLQRLTTAASKRYHPRLDPRLIQWHLLDVAPKLLPELGDRLGASALRMLTERGVQISLKTSVASVTEDKVTLTDGRVLPSRTLVWTAGVAASPLVDSLGAETVRGRILTAPDFTVPGMDGVFALGDAAAVPDLAKGDGSYCVPTAQHAARQGRHAAKNLTALLHGQPTTSYRHKDLGLVVDLGGHDAVSKPLGIDLKGVPAQVVARGYHLYALRTGAARFRTSANWLLNAVAGDDFVRTGFLARSKGTLRDFEHTEAYLTPEAVAARTGG, via the coding sequence ATGGACGCACCGAACATCGTGATCGTCGGCGGAGGCTTCGCCGGAGTCGAGTGCGCTCGGGGCCTCGAGCGCGCGCTCGGGCCCGGCGCCGCCCGGATCACCCTGGTCAGCCCCACCGACTACCAGCTCTACCTGCCCCTGCTGCCGCAGGTCGCCTCAGGGGTCGTCACCCCGCAGTCCGTGGCGCCCTCGCTGCGCCGGATCCTGCGCCGCACGGAGCTGGTGCCCGGAACGGTGGCCGGCGTCGACCCCGCGTCCAAGATGTGCGTCGTCCGCAAGATCACCGGCGAACTCGTCGACCTGCCCTACGACTACCTGGTCCTCACTCCGGGCAGCGTGACCCGCACCTTCGACATTCCCGGCCTGCTCGACGAGGCCCGCGGCATGAAGACGCTCGCCCAGGCCGTGTATCTGCGCGACCACGTGATCGCCCAACTCGACCTGGCGGCGGCCACGTCGGACGAGGCCGAGCGGGCGCGGCGGTTGCAGTTCGTGGTGGTGGGCGGCGGGTACGCGGGCACCGAGACCGCGGCCTGTCTGCAGCGACTGACCACCGCCGCGTCGAAGCGCTACCACCCGCGGCTCGACCCCCGTCTCATCCAGTGGCATCTGCTCGACGTGGCCCCCAAGCTGCTGCCGGAGCTCGGCGACAGGCTCGGGGCGAGCGCACTGCGCATGCTCACCGAGCGCGGGGTGCAGATCTCGCTGAAGACCTCCGTGGCCTCGGTCACCGAGGACAAGGTCACCCTGACGGACGGCCGGGTGCTGCCGTCACGGACACTCGTGTGGACGGCCGGTGTCGCGGCGAGCCCGCTGGTCGACTCCCTGGGGGCCGAGACCGTACGCGGCCGGATCCTGACCGCGCCGGACTTCACGGTGCCGGGCATGGACGGCGTGTTCGCGCTGGGCGACGCGGCCGCCGTGCCCGACCTCGCCAAGGGGGACGGCTCCTACTGTGTGCCCACCGCGCAGCACGCCGCCCGGCAGGGCCGGCACGCCGCGAAGAACCTGACGGCGCTGCTGCACGGGCAGCCGACCACGTCGTACCGGCACAAGGATCTCGGCCTGGTGGTCGATCTCGGTGGACACGACGCGGTGTCCAAGCCACTCGGCATCGACCTCAAGGGCGTGCCCGCGCAGGTCGTGGCCCGTGGATACCACCTGTACGCGCTGCGCACGGGCGCGGCCAGGTTCCGTACCAGCGCCAACTGGCTCCTCAACGCGGTCGCGGGCGACGACTTCGTCCGCACGGGCTTCCTCGCCAGGAGCAAGGGAACCCTGCGGGACTTCGAGCACACCGAGGCGTATCTGACCCCAGAGGCGGTGGCCGCCCGCACGGGCGGATAG
- a CDS encoding TetR family transcriptional regulator, which produces MRDALVAAAFRLFPERGYEQTTVDDIVALAGVGRRSFFRYFPSKEDVVFPDHERCLADMTAFLADGTDEDEPVRRVCDAARLVLRMYAENPTFSVQRYRLTKKVPGLRAYELSVVWRYERALAEYLRGRFDGRPDGALRADVIAASVVAAHNNALRSWLRSAGQGDADTAVDHALGHVQAVFGDPSAAAPAEEREDVVVVISRRGAPMWRVVREIESTLGRD; this is translated from the coding sequence ATGCGGGACGCGCTGGTCGCGGCGGCTTTCCGGCTGTTCCCGGAGCGCGGCTACGAGCAGACCACGGTCGACGACATCGTGGCGCTCGCCGGGGTCGGCCGGCGGTCCTTCTTCCGCTACTTCCCGTCCAAGGAGGACGTGGTCTTCCCGGACCACGAGCGCTGCCTGGCCGACATGACCGCCTTCCTCGCCGACGGCACCGACGAGGACGAGCCGGTGCGACGGGTCTGCGACGCGGCCCGGCTCGTGCTGCGCATGTACGCCGAGAACCCGACCTTCTCCGTACAGCGCTACCGTCTCACCAAAAAGGTGCCCGGTCTGCGCGCCTACGAGTTGTCGGTGGTCTGGCGCTACGAGCGTGCCCTCGCGGAGTATCTGCGCGGGCGCTTCGACGGCCGGCCCGACGGTGCCCTGCGGGCCGACGTGATCGCCGCGTCCGTGGTCGCCGCGCACAACAACGCGCTGCGCTCATGGCTGCGTTCGGCCGGGCAGGGCGACGCGGACACCGCCGTGGACCACGCGCTCGGACACGTGCAGGCCGTGTTCGGTGACCCTTCCGCCGCCGCTCCGGCCGAGGAGCGGGAGGACGTGGTCGTCGTCATCTCCCGGCGCGGGGCGCCCATGTGGCGCGTGGTGCGGGAGATCGAGTCCACGCTCGGACGGGACTGA
- a CDS encoding pectate lyase: protein MTSSAQRPVRGPRPPVGRRALIGALAALGLTGASVLASGLAAPAEAAAAWPTPTTSVPVPATIPVSGTYDGKLQRFYGSGDLGDGGQSEDQDPIFDLADGAVLKNVVIGAPAADGIHCAGSCTLQNVWWEDVGEDAATFKGKSSSATYTVTGGGAKAASDKVFQFNGAGKLTVTGFQVSNFGKLVRSCGNCSTQYKRTIVVSDVDVTAPGKSIVGINQNYGDTATLTKVRIHGDSSKKIKPCVRYQGNSTGAEPTETGSGADGTYCRYTSSDITYG, encoded by the coding sequence ATGACCTCATCAGCACAGCGACCCGTCCGCGGACCCCGTCCGCCGGTAGGCCGGCGCGCCCTGATCGGCGCGCTGGCCGCGCTCGGCCTGACCGGCGCCTCCGTCCTGGCGAGCGGCCTGGCCGCCCCCGCCGAGGCGGCCGCCGCCTGGCCGACCCCCACCACCAGCGTTCCGGTCCCGGCGACGATCCCGGTCTCGGGCACCTACGACGGCAAGCTCCAGCGGTTCTACGGCAGCGGCGACCTCGGTGACGGAGGCCAGTCCGAGGACCAGGACCCGATCTTCGACCTCGCGGACGGCGCCGTGCTCAAGAACGTCGTCATCGGGGCCCCGGCCGCCGACGGCATCCACTGCGCGGGCAGTTGCACGCTGCAGAACGTGTGGTGGGAGGACGTCGGCGAGGACGCGGCCACCTTCAAGGGCAAGTCGTCCTCCGCCACGTACACCGTGACCGGTGGCGGCGCGAAGGCGGCCTCGGACAAGGTGTTCCAGTTCAACGGCGCGGGGAAGCTGACCGTGACGGGCTTCCAGGTGTCGAACTTCGGCAAGCTGGTGCGCAGTTGCGGAAACTGCTCCACGCAGTACAAGCGCACGATCGTCGTCAGTGACGTGGACGTGACCGCGCCCGGCAAGTCCATCGTCGGCATCAACCAGAACTACGGTGACACCGCGACACTGACCAAGGTCCGCATCCACGGCGACAGCAGCAAGAAGATCAAGCCGTGCGTGCGCTACCAGGGCAACAGCACGGGTGCCGAGCCGACCGAGACCGGCAGTGGCGCCGACGGCACGTACTGCCGCTACACCAGCTCGGACATCACGTACGGCTGA
- a CDS encoding PPOX class F420-dependent oxidoreductase, with protein sequence MDETRLDTLGSGKFLLITSYRKNGTGVPTPVWVVRDGDALGAWTVADSWKVKRIRNRPDVLVGPCDVRGNPTGEQVPATAEILDQTATARYRGLIARKYGIFGRLTLFGSRLRRGREGTVGLRISLTP encoded by the coding sequence ATGGACGAGACAAGGCTCGACACGCTCGGTTCGGGCAAGTTCCTTCTCATCACGAGCTATCGGAAGAACGGCACGGGGGTCCCGACTCCCGTGTGGGTGGTCCGGGACGGTGACGCACTCGGTGCCTGGACCGTCGCGGACTCCTGGAAGGTGAAGCGGATCCGCAACCGGCCGGACGTGCTCGTGGGTCCCTGCGACGTACGTGGCAACCCGACCGGTGAACAGGTTCCCGCCACGGCGGAGATCCTGGACCAGACCGCGACGGCGCGCTACCGCGGCCTGATCGCACGCAAGTACGGCATCTTCGGCCGTCTCACCCTCTTCGGCAGCAGGCTGCGCCGCGGCCGGGAGGGCACGGTCGGACTCCGCATCTCCCTGACCCCGTGA
- a CDS encoding Zn-ribbon domain-containing OB-fold protein, producing MLDTEPDGAVPGTAALGTDPASHGTSPSEALLFQRCRWCGSAMYQRLLCPVCAGSDLRTEASTGTGVVRHATVIHRNTPAARNVSLVEMAEGFTVRGRVTGPATDVHSGDRVQLTTAQDPVRSQPVFQLVDGPYRSRS from the coding sequence GTGCTCGACACCGAACCCGACGGCGCCGTACCGGGCACCGCCGCCCTCGGCACCGACCCCGCGTCGCACGGGACTTCACCTTCGGAGGCCCTTCTCTTCCAGCGCTGCCGCTGGTGCGGCAGCGCGATGTACCAGCGTCTCCTGTGTCCGGTCTGCGCCGGCAGTGACTTGCGGACGGAGGCGAGCACGGGGACCGGGGTGGTCCGTCACGCCACCGTCATCCACCGCAACACCCCGGCGGCACGGAACGTCTCCCTCGTCGAGATGGCCGAGGGCTTCACCGTCCGGGGCAGGGTCACGGGCCCGGCCACCGACGTGCACAGCGGTGACCGGGTCCAACTCACCACCGCTCAGGACCCGGTGCGCAGCCAGCCGGTGTTCCAGCTCGTCGACGGGCCCTACCGGAGCCGGAGCTGA